In one Pseudomonas fitomaticsae genomic region, the following are encoded:
- a CDS encoding ShlB/FhaC/HecB family hemolysin secretion/activation protein, with protein sequence MPYSLCAVSRSRTLPRPLLSALLLSVCAPSVLAAEASAPGQEVLRQQQLQQRDLQQLQLEQRKRQLERGAFGPTPATPAIPESIKPDERCWPLSGTRIGGVTLIDKDKLNARIEPLLAPCMGVGQINHLLATITALYVEKGYIASRPYLSSAPAAGQSLDILIDEGYIESIELADQSLPVSLGGAFPGMLGKPLNLRDLEQGLDQLNRLRSLDLTADIAPGSQPGASKIILRSRTSGQSRWALGAGFDNLGSASTGRDRDTLSLTLDSPLELNDLLSLSASDTLNQGDRYSRNASLYYAIPYGYWTFSTFASHAEYRAPFKLSTLTFHSTGITDQLSLRADRVLWRDQSHQLSANLQLAHKDVDSYLENVRLGIQSPTLTVAEAGLNLFWLDRAVWNLDVNYAQGLRWFGADDDADRQVKNLPKAQFRKYRAGLSQWRNGQLGAQAWQWQSQLNLQYSPDPLPAIEQLLGTDDSAVRGYRVSSASGASGAIWRNTLRLPLRTDLPVQFTPRVGLDHGWIKADHGAPVQRLSGASIGLNLGWKNLQVDVDYQRGLNAPTGLHREPETWLMRVGLQI encoded by the coding sequence GTGCCGTATTCGCTTTGCGCTGTTTCTCGTAGTCGTACTTTGCCTCGCCCGCTGTTGTCGGCCTTGTTGTTGAGTGTGTGTGCGCCCAGCGTTCTCGCCGCCGAAGCTTCAGCTCCTGGCCAGGAAGTACTGCGCCAGCAGCAACTGCAACAGCGCGATCTGCAACAGCTGCAACTCGAACAGCGCAAGCGGCAACTGGAGCGCGGCGCGTTCGGCCCGACGCCTGCCACTCCGGCCATTCCTGAATCGATCAAACCCGACGAACGCTGCTGGCCTCTGAGCGGTACGCGTATCGGTGGTGTCACGCTGATCGATAAAGACAAACTCAACGCCCGGATCGAACCGCTGCTGGCACCGTGCATGGGCGTCGGCCAGATCAACCATCTGCTGGCGACCATCACCGCGCTGTACGTGGAGAAGGGCTACATCGCCAGTCGGCCATACTTGAGCAGTGCGCCGGCAGCGGGGCAATCGCTGGATATCCTGATCGATGAAGGCTACATCGAGTCCATCGAACTGGCGGACCAAAGCTTGCCGGTGTCGCTCGGCGGGGCGTTTCCCGGCATGCTCGGCAAGCCGCTGAACCTTCGGGATCTGGAACAGGGTCTGGATCAGTTGAACCGTCTGCGTTCGCTCGATCTGACCGCCGACATCGCCCCCGGCAGTCAGCCCGGTGCGTCGAAAATCATCCTGCGCTCGCGCACCTCGGGGCAGTCACGCTGGGCCCTTGGTGCCGGTTTCGACAACCTCGGCAGCGCCAGCACCGGCCGTGATCGCGACACGCTGAGCCTGACCCTCGACAGTCCGCTCGAGCTCAACGATCTGTTGAGTCTCAGCGCCAGCGACACCCTCAATCAGGGCGACCGCTACAGCCGCAACGCCAGCCTCTACTACGCGATTCCCTACGGCTACTGGACGTTCAGCACCTTCGCCAGCCACGCCGAATACCGCGCGCCGTTCAAGCTCAGCACGCTGACTTTCCACAGCACCGGCATCACCGATCAGCTCAGCCTGCGCGCCGACCGTGTGTTGTGGCGCGACCAGAGCCATCAGCTCAGCGCCAACCTGCAACTGGCGCACAAGGACGTCGACAGCTATCTGGAAAACGTCCGCCTCGGCATCCAGAGCCCGACCCTGACCGTGGCAGAGGCCGGGCTCAATCTGTTCTGGCTCGATCGCGCGGTGTGGAACCTCGACGTCAATTACGCCCAGGGATTGCGGTGGTTCGGCGCCGACGACGATGCCGATCGCCAGGTCAAAAACCTGCCCAAGGCACAGTTTCGCAAGTACCGCGCCGGCCTCAGCCAGTGGCGCAACGGCCAGCTCGGCGCGCAAGCCTGGCAATGGCAGAGCCAACTCAATTTGCAGTACAGCCCGGATCCGCTGCCAGCCATCGAACAATTGCTCGGCACCGACGATTCCGCCGTGCGCGGTTACCGGGTCAGCAGCGCGTCCGGCGCCAGCGGCGCGATCTGGCGCAACACCTTGCGTCTTCCGCTGCGCACCGATTTACCGGTGCAGTTCACCCCGCGCGTCGGCCTCGACCACGGCTGGATCAAGGCCGATCACGGCGCCCCGGTTCAACGCCTGAGCGGCGCCAGCATCGGCCTCAATCTGGGCTGGAAAAACCTGCAAGTGGATGTCGATTACCAACGCGGCCTGAACGCCCCGACCGGCCTGCACCGGGAGCCTGAAACCTGGCTGATGCGGGTCGGATTACAGATATGA
- a CDS encoding HlyD family secretion protein: MTSMPTVEPDLAVPVSAPKPPLLKRLLLPTAGLAALVFAGLYAVHWWGAGRFLEETDDAYIGGDVTVIGPKVAGYIEEVLVSDNQKVKAGDVLIRLDARDYRANLAKAEGAVAAEEALLANLDATEQLQQAVIGQARAGIDAASAETARSRDDNARYKRLVTTNAVSVESAQRADATFKTAQALSAKAQAELLAAQRQLTVIETQKQQARAALQQARAERDLAQINLGYTELRAPVDGVIGNRRARVGAYAQAGSQQLSVVPASGLWVDANFKEDQLARMKPGQRVSIRADVLSGQEFHGRLDSLAPATGSQFSVLPPENATGNFTKIVQRVPVRILLDPADGVLGHLRPGLSVTAEVDTRAQPETNAVASAP, encoded by the coding sequence ATGACCAGCATGCCCACCGTAGAACCCGATCTCGCCGTACCGGTCAGCGCCCCCAAACCTCCCCTGCTCAAACGCCTGCTGTTGCCCACTGCGGGGCTGGCCGCGTTGGTGTTCGCCGGGCTGTATGCCGTGCATTGGTGGGGCGCCGGTCGATTTCTCGAGGAGACCGACGATGCCTACATCGGCGGCGACGTCACGGTGATCGGGCCGAAGGTCGCCGGTTACATCGAGGAAGTGCTGGTCAGCGACAACCAGAAGGTCAAGGCCGGCGACGTGCTGATTCGCCTCGACGCCCGCGACTACCGCGCCAATCTGGCCAAGGCCGAAGGCGCCGTTGCCGCCGAAGAAGCGCTGCTGGCCAACCTCGACGCCACCGAACAACTGCAGCAAGCGGTGATCGGTCAGGCCCGCGCCGGGATCGATGCCGCCAGCGCCGAAACCGCCCGTTCCCGGGATGACAACGCACGCTACAAGCGTCTGGTGACCACCAATGCAGTCTCGGTTGAAAGCGCGCAACGGGCCGACGCCACCTTCAAGACCGCGCAAGCCCTGAGCGCCAAGGCCCAGGCCGAACTGCTGGCCGCGCAACGCCAACTCACCGTGATCGAAACCCAGAAACAACAGGCCCGCGCCGCCCTCCAGCAAGCCCGGGCCGAGCGTGATCTGGCACAAATCAACCTCGGCTACACCGAACTGCGTGCCCCGGTCGACGGCGTGATCGGCAACCGCCGCGCGCGGGTCGGCGCCTATGCCCAGGCCGGTTCGCAACAGTTGTCGGTGGTACCGGCCAGCGGTCTGTGGGTCGATGCCAATTTCAAGGAAGACCAACTGGCGCGGATGAAACCCGGCCAGCGCGTGAGCATCCGCGCCGACGTGTTGTCCGGCCAGGAATTCCACGGTCGCCTCGACAGCCTCGCCCCGGCCACCGGTTCGCAGTTCAGCGTGCTGCCGCCGGAAAACGCCACCGGCAATTTCACCAAAATCGTCCAGCGCGTGCCGGTGCGGATCCTGCTCGACCCGGCGGACGGTGTGCTCGGCCATCTGCGTCCGGGCCTGTCGGTGACCGCTGAAGTCGACACCCGCGCCCAACCTGAAACCAACGCCGTGGCCAGCGCGCCATGA
- a CDS encoding DHA2 family efflux MFS transporter permease subunit, with the protein MSTALTASAQPFNATDMATATKVFAFATMCIGMFIALLDIQIVSASLRDIGGGLSAGTDETAWVQTSYLIAEIIVIPLSGWLSRVFSTRWLFCASAVGFTLASLLCGIAWNIQSMIAFRALQGFLGGSMIPLVFTTAFFFFTGKQRVIAAATIGAVASLAPTLGPVIGGWITDISSWHWLFYINLVPGIFVAVAVPMLVKIDQPELSLLKGADYLSMVFLALFLGCLEYTLEEGPRWNWFSDQTILTTAWISGLAGLAFIGRTLHVANPIVDLRALKDRNFALGCFFSFVTGIGLFATIYLTPLFLGRVRGYGALDIGLAVFSTGVFQIMAIPLYAFLANRIDLRWIMMAGLALFALSMWEFSPITHDWGAGELMLPQALRGIAQQLAVPPAVTLTLGGLAPARLKHASGLFNLMRNLGGAIGIAACATILNDRTNLHFTRLAEHLNSSNEAVNQWLAQVGGNFAALGQSGDVGLTASLRQLWLLTYREAQTQTYGDTFLMIMVCFGIATAMVPLMRKVQPPAAPSADAH; encoded by the coding sequence ATGAGCACCGCCCTCACCGCCTCCGCGCAGCCATTCAATGCCACAGACATGGCGACGGCGACCAAGGTGTTCGCCTTCGCCACGATGTGCATCGGCATGTTCATCGCGTTGCTGGACATCCAGATCGTCTCGGCCTCGCTGCGCGATATCGGCGGCGGGTTGTCCGCCGGCACCGATGAAACGGCATGGGTGCAGACCAGTTATTTAATCGCCGAAATCATCGTGATTCCGCTGTCGGGTTGGCTGTCGCGGGTGTTTTCCACGCGCTGGCTGTTCTGCGCTTCAGCGGTCGGCTTTACCCTCGCCAGCCTGCTCTGCGGCATCGCCTGGAACATCCAGAGCATGATCGCCTTTCGCGCGCTGCAAGGGTTTCTCGGCGGGTCGATGATTCCGCTGGTGTTCACCACGGCGTTCTTTTTCTTTACCGGCAAACAGCGAGTGATTGCTGCCGCGACCATCGGCGCCGTGGCGTCGCTGGCACCGACGCTGGGCCCGGTGATCGGCGGCTGGATTACCGATATTTCGTCCTGGCACTGGCTGTTCTACATCAACCTGGTGCCGGGGATTTTCGTCGCCGTGGCGGTGCCGATGCTGGTGAAGATCGATCAGCCGGAACTGTCACTGCTCAAGGGCGCGGACTATTTGAGCATGGTGTTTCTGGCGCTGTTTCTCGGTTGCCTGGAATACACCCTCGAAGAAGGCCCGCGCTGGAACTGGTTCAGCGATCAAACGATTCTGACCACCGCGTGGATCAGTGGCCTCGCCGGGCTGGCCTTCATCGGCCGCACGTTGCACGTGGCCAATCCGATCGTCGACCTGCGCGCGCTCAAGGATCGCAATTTCGCCCTCGGCTGCTTCTTTTCCTTCGTCACCGGGATCGGCCTGTTCGCGACGATTTACCTGACACCGCTGTTTCTCGGCCGGGTGCGCGGCTACGGCGCGCTGGACATTGGTCTGGCGGTTTTCTCCACCGGGGTGTTCCAGATCATGGCGATTCCGCTGTACGCCTTTTTGGCCAATCGCATCGATTTGCGCTGGATCATGATGGCGGGCCTGGCGTTGTTTGCGTTGTCGATGTGGGAATTCAGTCCGATCACCCACGACTGGGGCGCCGGAGAATTGATGCTGCCGCAAGCCTTGCGCGGTATTGCCCAGCAACTGGCGGTGCCACCGGCGGTGACATTGACTTTGGGTGGTTTGGCACCGGCGCGTCTGAAACATGCGTCGGGCCTGTTCAATCTGATGCGCAATCTGGGCGGGGCAATCGGGATTGCCGCGTGCGCGACCATTCTCAACGACCGCACCAACCTGCACTTCACCCGGTTGGCGGAGCATCTGAACAGCAGCAACGAAGCGGTGAATCAATGGCTGGCCCAGGTCGGCGGCAACTTTGCCGCGCTGGGTCAGAGCGGCGATGTCGGCCTCACCGCCAGCCTGCGTCAGCTATGGCTGCTGACCTACCGTGAAGCGCAGACGCAAACCTACGGCGACACGTTCCTGATGATCATGGTGTGCTTCGGCATCGCCACGGCGATGGTGCCCTTGATGCGCAAGGTGCAGCCACCGGCCGCGCCGAGTGCCGATGCACATTGA
- a CDS encoding carboxymuconolactone decarboxylase family protein: MKPRIDFYTASPDALKAMIALETAVSKLPLEKTLIELVKLRASQINGCAFCIDMHTADAIKGGETPRRLFAVTAWREAPFFTERERAALLWTETLTQLSLTHAPDEDYEVVAAQFSPKEMVDLSVAISTINSWNRLAVGFRKTPQA; this comes from the coding sequence ATGAAACCTCGTATCGATTTCTACACCGCGTCCCCAGATGCCCTGAAAGCGATGATCGCCCTGGAAACCGCCGTCTCGAAACTGCCGCTGGAAAAGACCCTGATCGAACTGGTCAAGCTGCGCGCTTCGCAGATCAACGGCTGCGCGTTCTGCATCGACATGCACACCGCCGACGCGATCAAGGGCGGCGAAACCCCGCGCCGGTTGTTCGCCGTGACCGCATGGCGTGAAGCGCCGTTCTTCACCGAACGTGAACGCGCCGCGCTGCTGTGGACCGAAACCCTGACCCAGTTGAGCCTGACCCACGCCCCGGACGAAGACTACGAAGTGGTCGCCGCCCAGTTCTCGCCCAAAGAGATGGTCGACCTGAGCGTCGCAATCAGCACCATCAACAGCTGGAACCGTCTGGCCGTGGGCTTCCGTAAAACCCCACAGGCCTGA
- a CDS encoding sigma-70 family RNA polymerase sigma factor — MSPLDPPLNQQVHSLYSEHHGWLQGWLQRKLGNRCDAADLAHDTFMRLLTRQVIKPLGSEPRALLTHIAKGLVIDRWRRQDLERAYLETIAHLPAAEVPSPETRYLILETLWRIEALLRELPEQTRDTFLLSQIEGLTYAQIATRLSVSLITVKRHMRAAFIACLSVA; from the coding sequence ATGTCGCCCCTCGACCCGCCGTTGAATCAGCAAGTCCACAGCCTCTACAGCGAACACCACGGGTGGCTGCAGGGGTGGTTGCAGCGCAAGCTGGGCAATCGTTGCGATGCGGCCGATCTGGCGCACGACACCTTCATGCGCCTGCTAACCCGTCAGGTGATCAAGCCACTGGGCAGCGAACCCCGGGCGTTGCTGACGCACATCGCCAAAGGCCTGGTGATCGACCGCTGGCGGCGTCAGGACCTTGAGCGCGCCTATCTGGAAACCATCGCGCACCTGCCGGCTGCCGAAGTGCCCTCGCCGGAAACCCGCTACCTGATTCTCGAGACCCTGTGGCGCATCGAAGCGCTGCTGCGCGAACTGCCCGAGCAGACCCGCGATACGTTCCTGCTGTCACAGATCGAAGGCCTGACCTACGCGCAGATCGCCACGCGCCTGAGTGTTTCGCTGATCACCGTCAAGCGGCACATGCGTGCCGCGTTCATTGCCTGTCTGAGTGTCGCCTGA
- a CDS encoding FecR domain-containing protein: protein MNSSMINPQILGEAADWLVQLHSGAATPSDHQAIAQWRTRSAEHAIAWQRAEALLGDLRSVPANVAIQTLKRASRKEGLSRRQTLTRLGLLLMAGPLGIASQHVPWQQWTADQRTAVGEQKNLQLPDGTQLVLNTDSAVDIAFSPVERRVLLLNGEVLINTATDAGARPFIVETPQGVARALGTRFCVRTEGSRSQVSVLEGQVQITPQLLKQNAILQAGERQRFKLNSFESAETFDTASLAWDKGMLLASNMRLDELLGELSRYRRGVLRCHPDVAAMRVSGAFSLRDTDASLRLLSDTLPLNINSLTRYWLSVEPRV from the coding sequence ATGAATTCGTCGATGATCAATCCGCAGATTCTCGGCGAAGCCGCCGACTGGCTGGTGCAACTGCACTCCGGCGCCGCCACTCCGTCAGATCACCAGGCCATCGCTCAATGGCGCACACGCAGCGCCGAGCATGCCATCGCCTGGCAACGGGCCGAAGCCCTGCTGGGGGATTTACGCAGCGTGCCGGCCAACGTCGCGATCCAGACCTTGAAACGCGCGTCCCGCAAAGAAGGCCTGAGCCGCCGCCAGACCCTCACCCGCCTCGGCTTGCTGTTGATGGCCGGGCCGCTGGGCATCGCCTCGCAACATGTGCCGTGGCAGCAATGGACCGCCGACCAGCGCACCGCCGTTGGCGAGCAGAAGAACCTGCAATTGCCGGACGGCACTCAACTGGTGCTCAACACCGACAGTGCCGTGGACATCGCTTTCAGCCCGGTGGAGCGTCGCGTCCTGCTGCTCAACGGCGAAGTGCTGATCAACACCGCCACAGACGCCGGCGCCCGTCCGTTCATTGTCGAAACCCCGCAGGGTGTGGCCCGCGCACTGGGCACGCGATTCTGCGTGCGCACCGAGGGTTCGCGCAGCCAGGTCTCGGTGCTTGAGGGCCAGGTGCAGATCACCCCGCAACTGCTCAAGCAGAACGCGATTCTCCAGGCCGGCGAGCGCCAGCGCTTCAAGCTCAACAGTTTCGAAAGCGCCGAAACCTTCGACACCGCGTCCCTGGCCTGGGACAAAGGCATGCTGCTGGCCAGCAACATGCGTCTCGACGAATTGCTCGGCGAGTTGAGCCGCTATCGCCGGGGCGTGCTGCGCTGTCATCCGGACGTGGCGGCGATGCGTGTGTCCGGAGCGTTTTCCCTGCGCGACACCGACGCCAGCCTGCGTTTGCTCAGCGATACGTTGCCGCTGAACATCAACAGCCTGACCCGTTATTGGCTGTCGGTGGAACCGCGTGTCTGA
- a CDS encoding TonB-dependent receptor, translated as MTAMPSPRPATFALKALNLSLALAFSALLPTAAHAADSVSESASRSVNIGPGLLSHVLAQFAVSVGVPMSFDPAQLGNRQSPGLQGSYTAQSGFARLLEGSGFELISTGHNGYTVAPKVAADGALELGATNVSALHDDSGDTFGGEQVARRAQIGMLGNQEVNDLPFSVTSYTAKTMADQQAQTVGDVLLNDSSVRQSNGFGNFSQMFMIRGLPLASDDISYNGLYGVLPRQIIAVEALDRVELFKGPNAFVNGVTPSGSGIGGGINLQPKRALDTPTRSVTLDYSADGRVGGHLDLGQRFGEDNRFGARVNLMQREGDTAVDDEDQRSSLFTVGLDYRGDRLRVSTDFGYQKQVINQGRSVIYVDSSLTKAPKVPHANASYAQSWSYSQLEDTFGMARAEYDLNDNWTAYVSGGAKHTRENGVYSSLTVTDLDGNARGGMLYSPHDEDNQSAMAGLNGRFDTGPVTHQLNLGWAGIWGEQRSAFETIGTAGRYSTNLYNVTDKPRPAPTSFASDISDPRITGKNTLRSEAISDTLGFVDDRILLTLGVRRQELKVDGWSTATGARTSSYEESITTPVYGLVIKPWEHLSFYANRIEGLAKGPTPPTTAINRDETFAPVRSKQIEAGMRLDMGSYGANLGVYRIEQPSSYTQDGIFRVDGQQTNKGVELNVYGEPLDGLRLLSGATLMKTELEGSSNGVNDGNRAVGVPRFQFNLGADWDIPGLEGAALSARMLRTGGQYLNAANTQSIPAWNRFDLGSRYAFKLDEKQITLRANLENVANEAYWASANGGYLTQGTPRTLKVSATVDF; from the coding sequence ATGACCGCAATGCCATCGCCCCGCCCCGCCACCTTTGCGCTCAAGGCCTTGAACCTGAGCCTGGCCCTGGCCTTCAGCGCACTGCTGCCGACCGCCGCCCACGCCGCCGACAGCGTCAGTGAAAGCGCCAGCCGCAGCGTCAACATCGGCCCCGGCCTGCTCAGCCATGTGCTGGCGCAATTTGCGGTCAGCGTCGGCGTGCCGATGTCGTTCGATCCGGCGCAACTGGGCAATCGCCAGAGCCCCGGCCTGCAAGGCAGTTACACCGCGCAGAGCGGTTTTGCCCGGTTGCTGGAAGGCAGCGGTTTCGAGCTGATCAGCACCGGCCACAATGGCTACACCGTGGCGCCGAAAGTCGCGGCGGACGGCGCGCTGGAACTCGGCGCCACCAACGTCAGCGCCCTGCACGACGACAGCGGCGACACCTTTGGCGGCGAACAGGTCGCCCGCCGCGCGCAGATCGGCATGCTCGGCAATCAGGAGGTCAATGATCTGCCCTTCAGCGTTACCAGCTACACCGCCAAGACCATGGCCGACCAACAGGCCCAGACCGTTGGCGATGTGTTGCTCAACGACTCATCGGTGCGCCAGTCCAACGGCTTCGGCAACTTCTCGCAGATGTTCATGATCCGCGGCCTGCCGCTGGCCTCCGATGATATTTCCTATAACGGCCTGTACGGCGTGCTGCCCCGGCAGATCATCGCCGTCGAAGCGCTGGACCGGGTGGAACTGTTCAAGGGGCCGAACGCGTTCGTCAACGGCGTGACCCCGAGCGGCAGCGGCATCGGTGGCGGGATCAACCTGCAACCCAAACGCGCGCTGGACACGCCGACCCGCAGCGTCACCCTCGACTACAGCGCCGACGGCCGGGTCGGCGGACATCTGGATCTGGGCCAGCGCTTTGGCGAGGACAACCGCTTCGGCGCGCGGGTCAACCTGATGCAGCGCGAGGGCGACACCGCCGTCGATGACGAAGACCAGCGCTCGTCGCTGTTCACCGTCGGCCTGGACTATCGCGGCGATCGCCTGCGGGTCTCGACCGATTTCGGCTATCAGAAGCAGGTCATCAACCAGGGTCGCTCGGTGATCTATGTCGATTCGAGCCTGACCAAAGCCCCCAAAGTGCCGCACGCCAATGCCAGCTACGCCCAGAGCTGGAGCTACTCGCAACTCGAAGACACCTTCGGCATGGCCCGCGCCGAGTACGACCTGAACGACAACTGGACGGCCTACGTGTCCGGCGGCGCCAAGCACACCCGCGAGAACGGCGTGTACTCGTCGCTGACCGTCACCGACCTCGACGGCAATGCCCGTGGCGGCATGCTCTACTCGCCCCACGACGAAGACAACCAGAGCGCCATGGCCGGACTCAACGGCCGCTTCGACACCGGCCCCGTCACCCATCAATTGAACCTCGGCTGGGCGGGTATCTGGGGCGAGCAGCGCTCGGCGTTCGAAACCATTGGCACCGCCGGACGCTACAGCACCAACCTGTACAACGTCACCGACAAGCCGCGCCCGGCGCCCACCTCGTTCGCCAGCGACATCAGCGACCCGCGTATCACCGGCAAGAACACCCTGCGCAGCGAGGCGATTTCCGACACCCTCGGCTTCGTCGATGACCGCATCCTGCTGACCCTCGGCGTGCGCCGCCAGGAACTGAAAGTCGACGGCTGGAGCACCGCCACCGGCGCCCGCACGTCGAGTTATGAAGAGTCGATCACCACCCCGGTCTACGGCCTGGTGATCAAGCCGTGGGAACACCTGTCGTTCTACGCCAACCGCATTGAAGGCCTGGCCAAGGGCCCGACACCGCCGACCACCGCGATCAACCGCGACGAAACCTTCGCCCCGGTACGCAGCAAGCAGATCGAGGCCGGCATGCGCCTGGACATGGGCAGCTACGGCGCCAACCTCGGCGTCTATCGCATCGAGCAACCGTCGAGCTACACCCAGGACGGAATCTTCCGGGTCGATGGCCAGCAGACCAACAAAGGCGTGGAACTCAACGTCTACGGCGAACCGCTTGATGGCCTGCGCCTGCTCAGCGGCGCAACGCTGATGAAGACTGAACTGGAAGGCAGCAGCAACGGTGTGAATGACGGCAACCGCGCCGTCGGCGTACCGCGCTTCCAGTTCAACCTCGGCGCCGACTGGGACATTCCGGGCCTCGAAGGCGCCGCCCTCAGCGCGCGGATGTTGCGCACCGGCGGTCAGTACCTGAACGCGGCCAACACCCAGAGCATTCCGGCGTGGAACCGCTTCGACCTCGGCTCGCGCTACGCCTTCAAGCTGGATGAAAAGCAGATCACCCTGCGGGCCAATCTGGAAAACGTCGCCAACGAAGCCTATTGGGCTTCGGCCAACGGCGGTTACCTGACCCAGGGCACGCCGCGCACGCTGAAGGTTTCGGCGACCGTGGACTTCTGA
- a CDS encoding sensor domain-containing diguanylate cyclase, producing the protein MPIPIHDPHQAPGGTLKRLPLRKAAVLFIVAVCLCLSGLLYLQIEQSRRQDLANAQMSSANLTRAMAQQAEDTFLAADLVMTSLVDWIQEDGYGAVQKPRLQKTLARRVQQLEQLHGMFLFDREGQWVITSFPDLPRGNGVADREYFKFHQQNVSGVAHIGPAIRSRENGEWIIPISKRVNDRAGNFQGVLLAGIKMSYFDKFFKSFSLDDNGTMFLGLIDGTLLARRPFDEALIGTSLAKGEIYQKLLPNASAGTAMIDSVVDGVTRLYGYRQLESYPLVVSASSSRDTILQGWHDRAFQSSVIVALVMLGVGLFGWVFIHQVRDGERIEKNLRKAQRALEQIATHDSLTGLANRRLFERSLEVEFARGARQSSPVSLIMLDIDFFKRYNDAYGHVAGDHCLTQVAQVVKNCCQRKSDLAVRYGGEEFAVLLPDTDINGALAIAGQIRRSVMDKHITHSGSPTGYLTVSLGCYSFIPLGNDSPELFIQRADAALYQAKNAGRNRAAVLSMDVGLGELLRSDR; encoded by the coding sequence TTGCCTATCCCCATCCACGATCCGCATCAGGCCCCCGGCGGCACCCTCAAGCGTTTGCCCCTGCGCAAGGCGGCGGTGTTGTTCATCGTTGCCGTGTGTCTGTGCCTGTCCGGTCTGCTGTATTTGCAGATCGAACAGTCGCGGCGTCAGGATCTGGCTAACGCGCAGATGTCGTCGGCCAACCTGACCCGGGCCATGGCGCAGCAGGCCGAAGACACCTTTCTGGCGGCGGATCTGGTGATGACCAGCCTGGTCGACTGGATTCAGGAAGACGGTTATGGCGCGGTGCAGAAACCTCGCTTGCAGAAAACCCTCGCACGGCGGGTGCAGCAACTGGAGCAGTTGCACGGCATGTTCCTGTTCGACCGCGAAGGGCAGTGGGTGATTACCTCGTTCCCGGATCTGCCGCGCGGCAATGGCGTGGCGGATCGCGAGTACTTCAAGTTTCACCAGCAGAACGTGTCGGGTGTGGCGCACATCGGCCCGGCGATCCGCAGCCGCGAGAACGGCGAGTGGATTATCCCGATCTCGAAACGGGTCAACGACCGCGCCGGCAATTTCCAGGGCGTGTTGCTGGCCGGGATCAAGATGTCGTACTTCGACAAGTTCTTCAAAAGCTTCAGCCTGGACGACAACGGCACCATGTTCCTCGGCCTGATCGACGGCACCTTGCTCGCCCGGCGGCCGTTCGACGAGGCCCTGATCGGTACCTCGCTGGCCAAGGGCGAGATCTATCAGAAGCTGTTGCCCAACGCCTCCGCCGGCACCGCGATGATCGATTCGGTGGTCGACGGTGTGACGCGTCTTTACGGTTACCGGCAGCTGGAAAGTTATCCGCTGGTGGTGTCCGCCTCTTCATCGCGGGACACGATTCTCCAGGGCTGGCATGACCGGGCGTTCCAGTCCAGCGTGATCGTGGCGCTGGTGATGCTCGGCGTGGGGCTGTTCGGCTGGGTGTTCATTCATCAGGTGCGCGATGGCGAGCGGATCGAGAAAAACCTGCGCAAGGCCCAGCGGGCGCTGGAGCAGATCGCGACTCACGACAGCCTCACCGGCTTGGCAAACCGGCGCCTGTTCGAGCGTTCGCTGGAAGTGGAGTTTGCCCGGGGTGCGCGGCAGTCGAGCCCGGTCAGCCTGATCATGCTCGATATCGATTTCTTCAAACGCTACAACGATGCCTACGGCCATGTGGCCGGCGACCATTGCCTGACGCAGGTCGCGCAGGTGGTGAAAAACTGCTGCCAGCGCAAATCCGATCTGGCGGTGCGCTATGGCGGAGAAGAGTTCGCAGTATTGCTGCCGGACACCGACATCAACGGCGCGCTGGCGATTGCCGGGCAGATCCGCCGCAGCGTCATGGACAAACACATCACCCACAGCGGCTCGCCCACCGGTTATCTGACGGTGAGCCTGGGCTGCTATTCGTTTATTCCGCTGGGCAACGACAGCCCCGAGCTGTTCATCCAGCGCGCGGACGCGGCGCTGTACCAGGCCAAGAACGCCGGCCGCAATCGCGCGGCCGTATTGTCGATGGACGTCGGCCTCGGCGAATTGCTGCGCTCGGATCGCTGA